One stretch of Methyloversatilis sp. RAC08 DNA includes these proteins:
- a CDS encoding ParA family protein: MRRVVFNQKGGVGKSTITCNLAAISAARGQRTLVIDLDTQCNSSHYLLGDAADKVELGAADFFDQILNFKLTPRDTAEFISDTGHPGLSVMTASPQLAELENKLESRYKIYKLREALEALDDFDNIYIDTPPALNFYSRCALIAAESVLIPFDCDDFSRKALYTLIENIEEIRGDHNEGLKLEGIVVNQFQARSSLPVRVVQELRDEGLPVLEAALSSSVKVKESHEAAQPLIHFAPSHKVTQEFVALYELLESH; the protein is encoded by the coding sequence ATGCGTCGTGTCGTGTTCAACCAGAAGGGTGGCGTCGGCAAGTCCACGATCACCTGCAATCTGGCCGCCATCAGTGCCGCGCGCGGCCAACGCACGCTGGTGATCGATCTCGACACGCAGTGCAACTCCAGCCATTACCTGCTCGGAGACGCCGCCGACAAGGTGGAACTCGGCGCGGCCGACTTCTTCGACCAGATCCTCAATTTCAAGCTCACGCCACGCGACACGGCCGAATTCATCAGCGACACCGGCCACCCGGGCCTGTCGGTCATGACCGCCAGCCCGCAGCTGGCCGAACTCGAAAACAAGCTGGAATCGCGGTACAAGATCTACAAGCTGCGCGAGGCGCTCGAAGCGCTGGACGACTTCGACAACATCTACATCGATACGCCGCCGGCGCTCAACTTCTACTCGCGCTGTGCGCTGATCGCCGCCGAATCGGTGCTGATCCCGTTCGATTGCGACGATTTCTCGCGCAAGGCGCTGTACACGCTGATCGAAAACATCGAGGAAATCCGCGGCGACCACAACGAAGGGCTGAAACTCGAAGGCATCGTGGTGAACCAGTTCCAGGCGCGCTCCAGCCTGCCGGTGCGCGTGGTGCAGGAATTGCGCGACGAAGGCCTGCCGGTGCTCGAAGCCGCGCTGTCGTCATCGGTCAAGGTGAAGGAATCGCACGAAGCGGCGCAGCCGCTGATCCATTTCGCCCCCAGCCACAAGGTCACCCAGGAATTCGTGGCGCTGTACGAGCTGCTC